CCGTGGCTACAGGCCCCAGAGTGATGTAGCGCTTGTGCCAGTTCACGCGCATTCCGAGGACTTTCTCGCCCTTATATTCACCGTAACAAACTTCACCCCGGTCAATCATGGCCGCAGCATCCGAGCCTGCCTGGGGGCTGGTCAGGGCAAAACAGGGGATATCAGTGCCATCAGCAAGGCGGGGCAAATAGTAATCTTTCTGCTCCTGGGTGCCGTGAGATAACAATAACTCTCCAGGGCCCAGAGAGTTTGGCACCATCACCGTCACACCCACACAGTTACTGCGGGTGGAGATCTTGGTAACTATCTCGGCGTGCGCCGTGGGGGAAAAGCCGAGCCCGCCATATTTTTTGGGGATGATAATTCCAAAGAAGCGGTTCTTTCTCAGAAAGTCCCACACATGCTCAGGAATATTGTGATCGACAAAGCTGATTTGCCAGTCGTTTACCATTTGGCAGAGCTCTTCGGTAGGACCATCCAAAAAGGCCTGCTCCTCCTCACTCAATTCCGGTGGCCCCATTTCCAACAGCTGGCTCCAGTCCGGTTTTCCCGACAACAACTGGGCATCCCACCAGACCTCACCGGCTTCCATCGCCTCGCGTTCAGTCTCGGAAATTGGCGGTAGAACCCGCTTGATAATTTTCAAGAGAGGTCCGGTAAAGAACTTCTTGCGCCATTCGCTCATTTTTTACCTTCCATAGTGGCAGTAACGGCGAAATACCCTGCCATTTCCCACGGGTCATTGAGGGTTATCAAAGCACAATGATAGGTGACGATTTCTGCTGGTGAGCTTATCCCTGAAGAAATGGATGACCCGCCTGGAGTTATTGTTATCAAGGTAGCGAAGGCTGGCGCTTTGGGGCACGGCAGTTATCGTGAATAGACCTATCCTTCACTCGGTTCCAATAGGGCCCCCGGCTCATAACTCAGCACAAATCACCGGAAATCCCTCTCAAATACTTGTTTTACAGGCCCAATAAGAAAGCTGGCCCTGCGAAGAATTGGGGGTAAAAATAAAATAAGGGTATTCTCATGAAGTTTATTTCAACAATATCGTTTATCGGTCTCGGGCTGGCAGTATCCCCAATACTCCATGCTGACCTTGTAGGAGAAGGCCCCCGACTCGATCCAGGAGACAGGATTACTCAGGAACAAATTGCCGGTGGCGAACTGTCGCTGGATAAGATTCGTGAAGCGGGCCTGTTGATATTCTCCACCCCCTTCAACCGCTTTGACGGCTATGGAGATGGTGAGCACGATCTATCTGAACCAGACAACCACTCTCCAGATACGGGAAATCGACCCACTCTCCAGGGTAACGGGGTATTCCTGCGCACCAATGGCCTCGATTCTCAAAACTGCCTGGAATGCCACACTATTGTCAGCAACCGGACCGTTCCGGCGACTCTGGGTATTGGCGGCGGTGGTGGATTCAGCACCAGCGCCATGTTCCGTCCGATCAACTTTGACATGATTGACGAAAACTTTGATGGGCACGCTGAATATGATGGCCGCTTAATCAACCCCCTCTTTTTATTTGGTGCTGGCGGTATTGAGCTTGTTGGTAGGGAGATGACCCTCGAACTACAGGCCCTCAAACAGTATGCCCTTGATAACCCGGGAACCATTGTCAGTCTGGATACCAAATCGGTGAACTTCGGCACAATCATCGCCGATGAGCATGGCAATCTGAACACCAGCAACGTTGAAGGGATCGATGAGGATCTGATTGTACGGCCTTTCGGTAGGAAGGGAGACAATGCCTCCGTCAGGGAATTCGATGTAACCGCCCTCGCATTTCACCTCGGTATGCAGGCAGCAGAAGCATTTGGCGGTGAGTATGCAGACGCCGATAAAGATGGGATTACCAACGAGATTTCCGTCGGCGACCTGTCTGCCCTCAGTATATTTATCACCACACTGGAGCACCCCATTGAAGTTGAGTCCAGAAAACACCGGCAGGGCAGAAAATTATTCTCTGATATCGGCTGCGCTGAATGCCATCGCTCCGATATGGTCACAGAGCGTAAAACCCTGCCCTATAAATTGACTGGCTCCCCGGAAGCACCTTTTACAGATACGTTTTACGAGGTTGACCTCAGCAAAGGTCCCATGTTTTTTAAGCCAACTAACAATGGAGGAATTGCAGTTCCCATGTTTTCCGACCTAAAACGTCACGACATGGGCGAGGAGCTTGCAGAAAGTGCTTTCTTTCTCAATGAGCAACAAAACCGGGAGTTTATTACCGCACGTCTATGGGGGGTTGCGGATACCGCGCCCTACTTGCACGACGGCCGGGCACTCACGCTGGTGGAGGCCATATTGCTACACGATAATCCCGGCAGTGAAGCCAGCGCTGCCGCACAGAATTTCAAGGTTCTCAGTGAAGGACAACAAAATAAAATTCTCAACTTTCTGATGTCACTGCGAATGCCGGAGGATCCGGTGGTTGACCTTATTGGCGCCCGTTAGGTGCCAAGTACAGATAAATTATCGCTAAGGAAACCGGCAGCAGTTCAATTTAATTTCCTGCTGCCGTTTCCAAAAAATCTGTGCACAGTCTCTGTATTAGCTTTTTATCGGCAAACTTGTAAGCCCCCAGATTAAAAGGACAGCTTCAGCTCAGACAAGGGCTTTGCCTGCAATGATAATACCGTTGTTGTCTGCATAGAGATATTCTCCCGGACGAAAAGCTACACCACCAAAAGTAACTGTCAGGTCCCTCTCACCAATACCTTTCTTATCGGTTTTCATCGGATGTGCCCCCAGGGCCTGCACCCCCAAATCCAGTGCAGATATTTCATCCACATCACGTATACAGCCGTACATCACGATCCCCTCCCAGCCATTCACTACCGCTTTCTCGGCCAGCATATCTCCCAGGCAGGCGCGACGCATTGAACCACCGGCATCCACTACCAGCACTTTGCCCTGCCCCGGTTCCGCCACCAATTCACGCACCAGAGAATTATCTTCAAAACACTTGATGGTTACTATTTGCCCGCCAAAGCGCTCTCGACCTCCGTAATTGACAAACATCGGCTCAACGACCTGAACCTTATCGCCATGGGCATCACACAGATCGGGGGTTGAAATTGGCATAAGCTATCTCGCAATCGTTGGCAAAAGAAGGATGATAGCGATACTGCAACAATGCCGGCAGGGATGAAAAAAAATACCGGGTATCACCGCTGTGGATAATACCCGGTAAAGCCTTCGCTGTTACAAATCAATCTAATGTGTCACACGAACTGGGGTACCAATACGCACGTGTCGATAAAATTTTCTCGCCATATGCGGAGGCATACGCACACAACCGTGCGAAGCGGGATAGCCGGGCACATGCCCCGATGCGTGCAGACCAATACCACCGTTAAAACGAATGTAGTTGTTCATCCTGGCCCCGCGGTACACAGCACCGGCGGGGCGGCGGTGCTTGCGGGTATTTACGTTGGATCTCACTACACGACCTGAACGTCTATCTACATAACTTCCGTAAATCGAAGATCGATGATATGGATGCTTGGAAAGCACACGGAAGTGCCCAGCGCGTGTACTGTATCCTCGTTTGCCAGAGGATACTCTGGATACTCCCACTAATTTGCCGCCCTTATACAAGTAAGCACGCTGTTCACTTAAATCAATCCT
This DNA window, taken from Microbulbifer sp. GL-2, encodes the following:
- a CDS encoding L,D-transpeptidase family protein, giving the protein MAKPRGGNWFDDRAAARGGSPSIRIDLSEQRAYLYKGGKLVGVSRVSSGKRGYSTRAGHFRVLSKHPYHRSSIYGSYVDRRSGRVVRSNVNTRKHRRPAGAVYRGARMNNYIRFNGGIGLHASGHVPGYPASHGCVRMPPHMARKFYRHVRIGTPVRVTH
- a CDS encoding di-heme oxidoredictase family protein, giving the protein MKFISTISFIGLGLAVSPILHADLVGEGPRLDPGDRITQEQIAGGELSLDKIREAGLLIFSTPFNRFDGYGDGEHDLSEPDNHSPDTGNRPTLQGNGVFLRTNGLDSQNCLECHTIVSNRTVPATLGIGGGGGFSTSAMFRPINFDMIDENFDGHAEYDGRLINPLFLFGAGGIELVGREMTLELQALKQYALDNPGTIVSLDTKSVNFGTIIADEHGNLNTSNVEGIDEDLIVRPFGRKGDNASVREFDVTALAFHLGMQAAEAFGGEYADADKDGITNEISVGDLSALSIFITTLEHPIEVESRKHRQGRKLFSDIGCAECHRSDMVTERKTLPYKLTGSPEAPFTDTFYEVDLSKGPMFFKPTNNGGIAVPMFSDLKRHDMGEELAESAFFLNEQQNREFITARLWGVADTAPYLHDGRALTLVEAILLHDNPGSEASAAAQNFKVLSEGQQNKILNFLMSLRMPEDPVVDLIGAR
- the rraA gene encoding ribonuclease E activity regulator RraA; amino-acid sequence: MPISTPDLCDAHGDKVQVVEPMFVNYGGRERFGGQIVTIKCFEDNSLVRELVAEPGQGKVLVVDAGGSMRRACLGDMLAEKAVVNGWEGIVMYGCIRDVDEISALDLGVQALGAHPMKTDKKGIGERDLTVTFGGVAFRPGEYLYADNNGIIIAGKALV